The DNA window CCCAAGAACGGGTCGGCATGATGCGAGAATGTCCACGATGACCACCGGAAACAGTCCAGCCGAACGCGCCGTCATGCGCCGTGCCGACGGCAGCGCCATCAGCGTGCTCGTCGTCGACGATGAGCCGGTGCTGGCCGAAATGGTGTCCATGGCGCTGCGGTACGAGGGCTGGGACGTCACCACCGCCGGCGACGGGCGCACGGCCGTCACCAAGGCGCGCGAGACGCGCCCGGACGTGGTGGTGCTCGATGTGATGCTGCCGGATATGACCGGGCTCGAGGTGCTCGGCAAATTGCGTCAGCAGATACCGCACCTGCCGGTGTTGCTGTTGACGGCGAAGGACTCGGTCGAGGATCGCATCGCCGGCTTGACCGCGGGCGGCGACGACTATGTGACCAAGCCGTTCAGCATCGAGGAGGTGGTGCTGCGGCTGCGGGCGCTATTGCGCCGCACCGGGGTGACCACCGAGGACAGTGGCGCCCAGATCGTGGTCGGTGACCTGGTGCTCGATGAGGACAGCCACGAGGTCACCCGGAGCGGTGAGCTCATCACGTTGACCGCTACCGAATTCGAGCTACTGCGCTACTTCATGCGCAACCCCAAGCGGGTCTTGAGCAAGACGCAGATTCTGGATCGGGTCTGGAGCTACGACTTCGGCGGGCGGTCCAATATCGTCGAGCTGTACGTCTCGTATCTGCGCAAGAAGATCGACGGCGGACGTGCGCCGATGATCCACACGCTGCGCGGTGCCGGATATGTCCTCAAGCCCGCGGGCTGACGCGTTGCGATCGCCGCGTCGCTGGTCGCTGCGGGCTCGCCTGCTGGTCGGCCAGGTGTTGTTACTCGTGATCGTGGTCGTCGGTATCGGTGCCGCGACAGAGCTTGCGCTGCAACAGTTCTTGGTGCACCAGCTCGATACCGAACTGATCGATATGCAGCGACGCTCACTGGCGGACGTCGGTGGGGGACCGAGTCTCGGGCCGCCGCCGGGTGGACAGGCACCAACTCCGCCGCCGCGGCCGCCGTCGCAAGGGCCCGGCCCCGATTTCCTGGACCGGCGCGGCATTCAACCCGATACGGTCGGCGCGCTCGTCAACCAGGGCAGCGTCACCGCGGGCAAGATCGGCGCCGACGGCACTCAGACAGCGCTGTCGGATACGGCGCGACAGCAGCTCGCAGCGGTGGCCACCGGAAAATCGGTCACCGTCGATCTCGACGGCCAAGGTCGCTACCGAGTGGTCGCGGACTCGACCTGGGAGGGTAAGACCGTCATCACCGGTTTGCCGTTGGCGTCGGTCGAGGCGACCTTGATGCGGGTGCTGCTGATCCTGGTGATCGGCACCGCGGCCGTCCTGATCGTCGCGATCACGGTGGGGATCTGGCTGATCCGGCGCGCCCTCGCACCGCTGGATCGCGTTGCGGCCATCGCGACCCGAGTCGCCGATCTGCAACTGGATCGCGGCGAAGTGGCGCTGCCCGTTCGGGTTCCGGCCGCGGACGCCGATCCGCGCACCGAGGTCGGTCAGCTCGGCTCCGCGGTCAACCGGATGCTCGATCACATCACCAGCGCGTTGTCGGCGCGGCACGACAGCGAGACCCGGGTCCGGCAATTTCTCGCCGATGCCAGCCATGAGCTGCGCACACCGCTGGCCGCGATCCGCGGCTATGCCGAACTGGCCCAACGCAAGCGGGCCGAGGTGCCCGCCGATGTGGCCAATGCGATGGGCCGAGTGGACTCCGAATCCCGGCGGATGACCGGGCTGGTCGAGGACATGCTGCTGTTGGCGCGACTGGATTCCGGACGCGGGCTCGAGCACGAGCCGGTCGATCTGACCCAGCTGACGGTGGACGCGGTGAGTGACGCGCATATCGCCGGTCCCGAGCAGCAGTGGGATCTGGAACTGCCGGATGAGCCGGTAGTGATCACCGGCGACGCGGCCCGGCTGCATCAGGTACTGGCGAATCTGCTGGCCAACGCGCGCACCCACACCGGGCCCGGTACCACCGTGGTCACCTCGTTGGATTTCGACGGCGACCGGGGTGCGGTGTGGCGGGTGACCGATGACGGGCCCGGCATTCCGGCCGCACTGCAACCGGAGGT is part of the Nocardia sp. NBC_00565 genome and encodes:
- a CDS encoding sensor histidine kinase; the protein is MSSSPRADALRSPRRWSLRARLLVGQVLLLVIVVVGIGAATELALQQFLVHQLDTELIDMQRRSLADVGGGPSLGPPPGGQAPTPPPRPPSQGPGPDFLDRRGIQPDTVGALVNQGSVTAGKIGADGTQTALSDTARQQLAAVATGKSVTVDLDGQGRYRVVADSTWEGKTVITGLPLASVEATLMRVLLILVIGTAAVLIVAITVGIWLIRRALAPLDRVAAIATRVADLQLDRGEVALPVRVPAADADPRTEVGQLGSAVNRMLDHITSALSARHDSETRVRQFLADASHELRTPLAAIRGYAELAQRKRAEVPADVANAMGRVDSESRRMTGLVEDMLLLARLDSGRGLEHEPVDLTQLTVDAVSDAHIAGPEQQWDLELPDEPVVITGDAARLHQVLANLLANARTHTGPGTTVVTSLDFDGDRGAVWRVTDDGPGIPAALQPEVFQRFARGDSSRSRRAGSTGLGLAIVAAVVQAHGGDIVVDSAPGHTEFTVRLPGDVAD
- a CDS encoding response regulator transcription factor, encoding MRRADGSAISVLVVDDEPVLAEMVSMALRYEGWDVTTAGDGRTAVTKARETRPDVVVLDVMLPDMTGLEVLGKLRQQIPHLPVLLLTAKDSVEDRIAGLTAGGDDYVTKPFSIEEVVLRLRALLRRTGVTTEDSGAQIVVGDLVLDEDSHEVTRSGELITLTATEFELLRYFMRNPKRVLSKTQILDRVWSYDFGGRSNIVELYVSYLRKKIDGGRAPMIHTLRGAGYVLKPAG